From a single Candidatus Woesearchaeota archaeon genomic region:
- a CDS encoding 2,3-bisphosphoglycerate-independent phosphoglycerate mutase produces the protein MTFKPVVLIVRDGWGYSPEKKGNAIAHAKVPNDTLYMKKYPTTLLDASGNAVGLPAGTQGGSEVGHLTMGAGGIIWQPLELINRTIHNGSFFENAVLLQAAENCRKNKSAFHIMGLFSDQGVHATVDHLYALLEFAKKQKQEKVFLHLFLDGRDVPERSAHKYLVELNHHIRKIGVGKIASLVGRYYAMDRDTNWDRTTKAYELLVAGKGFSSASAEEGILAAYERGDKTDYYVQPTVITENGKPVGLVGEKDSVIFYNFRSDRTRQMTSMLSGKKCAVSVSARRPQTFFVCFSEYDKEFHLPVAFPQQKVAHNLGRCLSEAGLRQLRIAETEKYAHVTFFFNSQVEEGFPKEDRILVPSPKVPSYETQPEMSAYGITEKACAAMEKKEYDFVLINLANPDLVGHSGNYQATVRACEVVDECVGKIVSAVLKKDGVVLLTGDHGNAEQMLYPNGEPCPSHTTNKVPLSVISNHLTHELRENGGLQDIGPTILKLLDVPKPEEMGGKSLV, from the coding sequence ATGACTTTCAAACCTGTTGTTCTTATTGTCCGCGATGGCTGGGGTTACTCTCCTGAAAAAAAGGGAAACGCGATCGCGCACGCAAAAGTGCCCAACGATACATTGTATATGAAGAAATATCCCACCACACTTCTTGACGCAAGCGGCAACGCTGTTGGATTACCCGCAGGAACACAAGGTGGTTCTGAGGTTGGACATCTGACTATGGGCGCAGGCGGTATTATCTGGCAACCCCTCGAACTTATTAATCGAACGATACACAATGGAAGCTTCTTTGAAAACGCTGTGCTTCTTCAGGCAGCGGAAAACTGCAGGAAGAACAAAAGCGCATTTCATATTATGGGTCTTTTTTCTGATCAAGGTGTTCACGCAACTGTTGACCATCTTTACGCGTTACTTGAATTTGCGAAAAAACAGAAACAGGAAAAAGTATTTCTTCATTTATTCTTAGATGGACGAGATGTTCCTGAGCGAAGCGCGCACAAATATCTTGTTGAACTCAATCATCACATCAGAAAGATAGGTGTTGGTAAAATCGCGTCGCTTGTTGGTCGTTATTACGCGATGGATCGCGACACAAACTGGGATCGAACAACAAAAGCATACGAACTTCTTGTTGCTGGAAAAGGTTTTTCTTCTGCATCTGCTGAAGAAGGAATTCTTGCGGCGTATGAACGTGGCGATAAAACAGATTATTATGTTCAGCCAACAGTCATCACAGAAAATGGAAAACCTGTTGGACTTGTTGGAGAAAAAGACAGTGTTATTTTTTATAATTTTAGAAGCGACAGAACACGACAAATGACCTCCATGCTTTCTGGGAAAAAATGCGCTGTATCGGTTTCTGCGCGCAGACCGCAGACATTCTTTGTTTGTTTTTCCGAGTACGATAAGGAGTTTCACCTTCCTGTTGCTTTTCCTCAACAGAAAGTCGCGCACAATTTGGGACGATGCTTAAGTGAAGCAGGACTACGGCAACTGCGCATCGCTGAAACTGAGAAATACGCCCATGTCACCTTCTTTTTTAACAGCCAAGTAGAGGAAGGATTTCCCAAAGAAGATAGAATTCTTGTTCCTTCACCAAAGGTTCCATCGTATGAAACACAGCCTGAAATGAGCGCTTACGGAATTACAGAGAAAGCATGTGCGGCAATGGAGAAAAAAGAATATGATTTTGTTTTGATCAATCTTGCAAACCCTGATCTTGTGGGACACAGCGGAAATTATCAGGCAACTGTCCGTGCGTGTGAAGTTGTTGACGAATGCGTTGGGAAGATTGTTTCTGCTGTTTTGAAGAAGGATGGCGTTGTATTGCTGACTGGCGATCACGGCAACGCAGAACAGATGCTCTATCCTAACGGAGAACCTTGCCCTAGCCATACGACCAACAAAGTGCCGCTTTCTGTGATTAGCAATCATTTAACGCATGAACTTCGTGAAAATGGAGGGTTGCAGGATATAGGGCCAACTATTTTGAAATTACTCGATGTTCCAAAACCTGAAGAAATGGGTGGGAAGAGTTTGGTGTGA
- a CDS encoding hydroxyacid dehydrogenase, which translates to MNITFFELEPWEKEYMEQKLKHHKLTFIRGPLSRENAETAKDAACIGVFVHSECSAAVLKKLPKLKYIVTLSTGYDHIDGDYCKKKGIIAMNVPKYGENTVAEFAFALILTLTRKMYPLIKRVREENEFTCKGLQGTDLRGKTLGVLGTGNIGEHVIRIANGFEMKILAYCHNPKKELTKQYGVQYVSFKKLLSNADIVSLHIPYTRENHHLMNRETIGMMKKGALLINTARGALIETDALYRALKNKHLGGAGLDVLEQECEVQEEKQLLTSKFPPKCNLKTILEDHLLMKMDNVIITPHSAWYSKEGLTRILDTSIENIASVKKRPKNRVA; encoded by the coding sequence ATGAACATCACTTTCTTTGAACTCGAGCCTTGGGAAAAAGAGTATATGGAGCAAAAGCTCAAGCACCACAAACTCACTTTCATTCGTGGTCCATTGTCAAGAGAAAACGCGGAAACAGCGAAAGACGCGGCGTGCATTGGTGTTTTTGTGCATTCAGAGTGTTCAGCGGCAGTGCTCAAGAAACTGCCAAAGCTCAAATACATCGTGACGCTTTCTACAGGATATGATCACATTGATGGAGACTATTGCAAGAAGAAAGGTATTATTGCGATGAATGTTCCAAAATATGGAGAGAATACTGTTGCGGAGTTTGCGTTCGCTCTTATCCTAACACTCACAAGAAAAATGTATCCGTTAATAAAAAGAGTAAGGGAAGAAAATGAGTTCACTTGTAAAGGATTGCAGGGCACAGATCTTCGAGGAAAGACACTCGGTGTTTTAGGAACAGGAAACATTGGAGAACACGTCATCAGGATTGCGAATGGATTTGAAATGAAAATTCTTGCATACTGTCATAACCCCAAGAAAGAATTAACAAAACAATATGGAGTGCAGTATGTCTCGTTCAAAAAATTATTGAGTAATGCGGACATAGTCTCTCTTCATATTCCTTATACACGAGAGAATCATCATCTTATGAATAGAGAAACTATTGGCATGATGAAGAAAGGCGCGTTGCTTATCAATACAGCAAGAGGAGCGTTAATAGAAACAGACGCGTTGTATCGTGCGCTGAAAAATAAACATCTTGGTGGTGCTGGGTTGGATGTGCTCGAACAGGAATGCGAAGTGCAGGAAGAAAAACAACTTTTGACAAGCAAATTTCCTCCAAAATGTAATCTGAAAACAATATTGGAAGATCACTTGTTAATGAAGATGGACAATGTCATTATAACACCGCATAGTGCGTGGTATTCAAAAGAAGGGCTTACAAGAATTCTTGATACTTCTATTGAGAATATCGCTTCTGTAAAAAAGAGACCAAAAAATAGAGTGGCATAA
- a CDS encoding A/G-specific adenine glycosylase yields MDNIQEIQQTILQWYKKNGRQLPWRQTTDPYRILVSEMMLQQTQVDRVIPKYYAFLEQFPTVSSLADAQTADVLKMWSGLGYNRRALYLQKCAQTIKQKYNGKFPETTEELIALPGLGKYTAAAVQSFANNKDVVVIDVNIERIFKRIFYGKIEAAEAIAWHILPTNESRNWHNALMDIGALFCSAKNPKCDLCPLQRHCAAANNKERIEATWKKKKVVPFKDSDRIVRGTILKLLTTKNGQEQDQIYKQLIEQNIKREKEKFEEIIVQLEKDGLIKKENNMLSLP; encoded by the coding sequence ATGGACAACATTCAGGAAATCCAACAAACAATCCTCCAGTGGTACAAAAAAAATGGTCGTCAGCTTCCTTGGAGGCAAACAACAGATCCATACAGAATTCTTGTTTCAGAAATGATGCTGCAGCAAACACAAGTCGATCGTGTCATTCCAAAATATTACGCGTTTCTTGAACAATTTCCAACAGTCTCATCATTGGCAGACGCGCAAACAGCAGATGTTCTAAAAATGTGGTCAGGGCTTGGCTACAACAGAAGAGCGCTTTATTTGCAAAAATGCGCGCAAACAATCAAACAAAAATATAATGGAAAATTTCCAGAAACAACAGAAGAGTTGATTGCGCTTCCAGGGCTTGGAAAGTATACTGCTGCGGCTGTGCAGAGTTTTGCGAACAATAAAGATGTCGTGGTGATCGATGTCAACATTGAGAGAATTTTCAAGAGAATATTTTATGGAAAAATTGAAGCGGCGGAAGCGATTGCGTGGCATATCCTTCCAACAAATGAATCAAGAAACTGGCATAATGCGCTTATGGACATTGGCGCGTTATTTTGTTCAGCAAAAAATCCAAAATGCGATCTTTGTCCTCTTCAGAGACATTGTGCAGCAGCGAATAACAAAGAGCGAATAGAAGCGACGTGGAAGAAAAAGAAAGTCGTGCCATTCAAAGATTCAGATAGAATTGTCAGAGGAACGATTTTGAAACTCTTGACCACAAAGAATGGGCAGGAGCAGGATCAAATCTACAAACAACTTATCGAGCAGAATATTAAACGGGAAAAGGAAAAGTTTGAAGAGATTATTGTGCAATTAGAAAAGGATGGTTTGATTAAAAAGGAAAATAATATGCTTTCATTGCCATAA
- a CDS encoding HIT domain-containing protein — translation MKAVNKKNDNSVTSKASGTELYHCIFCKIAKGEIPCNKVYEDKEYLAFLDIKPLNKGHVLVIPKKHFQWVYDVDDQSGYWKVAQKIAKKLVSNMNAKYVHFVTWGLEVPHAHIHVVPRYEDDHHEGFLQWEKSLKLSQDEMKEISGKLQ, via the coding sequence ATGAAAGCAGTAAATAAAAAAAATGATAACTCTGTCACGAGCAAAGCGAGTGGAACAGAGTTATATCACTGTATATTCTGTAAAATCGCGAAAGGAGAAATTCCGTGCAATAAAGTGTATGAAGATAAAGAGTATCTCGCGTTTCTTGATATTAAACCATTGAATAAGGGACATGTCTTAGTGATTCCCAAAAAGCATTTTCAGTGGGTGTATGATGTTGATGATCAGAGTGGATATTGGAAGGTCGCGCAAAAGATCGCGAAGAAACTTGTTTCAAATATGAATGCGAAGTATGTTCATTTTGTGACGTGGGGTTTGGAAGTCCCGCATGCGCATATTCATGTTGTTCCAAGATATGAGGATGATCATCATGAAGGCTTTTTGCAGTGGGAAAAATCGTTGAAGTTGTCGCAAGATGAGATGAAAGAGATTTCTGGGAAGTTGCAATAA
- a CDS encoding MoxR family ATPase, whose product MRMTSLQIEKLKQTFDTIHAEIEKSIIGQRRVVEQVLICMLTGSNGLLESYPGLGKTSLIKAISEVMELEFRRIQCTPDLMPSDIIGTEIIDESSGKRVFKFQKGPVFTNILLADEINRATPKTQAALLEAMQEKQVTAGGVTHKLDPPFFVLATQNPIEQEGTYPLPEAQSDRFLLKILLGYPDQDEEFRIVTQYSKNEQEPLRKILGKNSLLALQRFTRQVPIANDLVKYSIAIVTATRNEKEFIEFGASPRASIGIVLAAKARALMQGRAHVSEEDIKEMAYPILRHRIILNFEAERKGLTTDKVVEHLLKKVRV is encoded by the coding sequence ATGCGTATGACAAGCCTGCAAATAGAAAAATTAAAACAAACATTTGATACAATCCACGCGGAAATTGAGAAGTCCATTATTGGGCAGCGAAGAGTCGTGGAGCAGGTTTTGATCTGTATGCTGACTGGATCAAACGGACTTTTGGAGAGTTATCCCGGTCTTGGAAAAACTTCTTTGATCAAGGCAATTTCTGAAGTAATGGAGCTTGAATTTAGGCGAATCCAGTGTACGCCAGACCTGATGCCGTCAGATATTATTGGAACAGAAATTATTGATGAATCATCGGGGAAACGAGTCTTTAAATTCCAGAAAGGACCAGTCTTTACAAACATTTTGCTTGCGGACGAAATCAACAGAGCAACGCCAAAAACACAGGCCGCGCTATTAGAAGCGATGCAGGAGAAGCAGGTTACTGCAGGTGGAGTCACGCACAAATTAGATCCTCCGTTTTTTGTTTTAGCGACGCAGAACCCGATTGAGCAGGAAGGAACCTATCCATTGCCCGAAGCGCAGTCTGACCGATTCTTGCTGAAAATTTTGTTGGGATATCCTGATCAGGATGAAGAGTTTAGAATTGTCACGCAATACAGCAAAAATGAACAGGAACCATTGAGAAAAATACTAGGGAAAAATTCATTGCTTGCGTTGCAGCGGTTTACGAGACAAGTCCCTATTGCTAATGACTTGGTGAAATATTCTATCGCTATTGTGACCGCGACAAGAAATGAGAAAGAATTCATTGAGTTTGGCGCGTCTCCTCGAGCGTCTATTGGGATTGTTCTTGCAGCGAAAGCTCGCGCGTTAATGCAGGGGAGGGCGCATGTCAGTGAAGAAGATATAAAAGAGATGGCGTATCCAATTTTGCGGCATAGAATTATTCTGAACTTCGAAGCAGAACGAAAAGGCTTGACAACAGATAAAGTGGTGGAGCATTTGCTGAAGAAGGTTAGGGTTTAA
- a CDS encoding VWA domain-containing protein, which produces MAFTLFNLVQFEYPEYLWIAAPLILLSIILTFVPFMKLPKEEQRINWTTRVFMTITRTLLIALLIFSLAGPFYSVETVSRGDPTIMLLYDNSTSMDLFKYDVNALKVELEEKVPVSMIPIASGTNSRLGDAIFRQLQYKNLLLVTDGNNAHDSMNFIDLGAYAEKFNTTINAIELKEVEDDAAVKIKGPKTGIVDTDYYFSVALDNMKKDSRVKVTVDGYPVYEGQMSASSLDLKNNFDDVGYHKIVATLEADDYFTGNNEWYKVVEIVEKPKILYVNYRPSDFDDILPERYDVTSVRSVPSDLSPYFAVAINDVMHEVSASGAETLEAYTDDGNGLIVWGGMNSFEGPSELDPILPVKAGITEEKDNNFNFIILVDMSGIVQLSMTETEQAAAALIDILKQRKEKVNIGVADFSYAGHVIYPLAPVADAEAMKQALNDFQDVTTIDGTLWLRPAALDTGLKVAKEMLTGVSGNNNIILVSDGNIHGTKYLPKAVNEIAELRKMGIRMHVYDFTSVDLDDSVLWQVRRYLSSLGGGMFIDSYFSLNSLFEKALIIANYNHYITSDLVINAVVTGENKVTVSPSGVQLITTGTGLPIVTVNNYNKVVAITTDDGYEWAEDIVEEQNKDLIYRIFDWAIGDPNRKKAKYVDVSDAYVGKEAKISYKGESYPSTSRCSFLPIEDHYECSLIPQEAGFDEIMSVPFAVNYEEEYMDVGFNENGLKNLAERTNGVLFSPDNIDGIISKVQSDAKVKVLEKKDIDWYVLAAAMMLFLFEIFVRRLLQNRKNRG; this is translated from the coding sequence ATGGCGTTCACCTTATTTAATCTCGTGCAGTTTGAGTATCCGGAATATTTGTGGATCGCGGCGCCGCTGATTCTTCTCTCCATTATCCTCACATTTGTTCCGTTTATGAAGTTGCCCAAAGAAGAGCAGCGCATTAACTGGACAACCCGAGTATTCATGACGATCACAAGAACGCTTCTTATTGCGTTGTTGATTTTCTCGCTTGCGGGGCCGTTTTATTCAGTCGAAACAGTGTCGCGGGGAGATCCAACGATCATGCTCTTGTACGACAATTCAACGTCGATGGATCTTTTCAAGTATGATGTGAATGCGCTAAAAGTAGAATTAGAAGAAAAGGTGCCTGTTTCTATGATTCCGATTGCGTCAGGAACAAATTCAAGGCTTGGTGATGCGATATTTAGGCAGCTGCAGTACAAAAATCTCCTGCTTGTCACAGATGGGAATAACGCGCATGATTCCATGAATTTTATTGATTTGGGAGCGTACGCGGAAAAGTTTAACACCACGATTAATGCAATCGAGCTTAAGGAAGTGGAAGACGACGCAGCAGTGAAAATAAAAGGTCCGAAGACAGGAATCGTGGATACTGATTATTATTTTAGTGTCGCGCTGGATAACATGAAGAAAGATTCTCGAGTCAAAGTGACTGTGGATGGGTATCCAGTCTATGAAGGACAGATGAGCGCTTCCTCTCTCGATCTCAAAAATAACTTTGATGATGTGGGCTATCACAAAATTGTCGCGACGCTGGAAGCGGATGATTATTTCACAGGAAACAATGAGTGGTATAAAGTAGTGGAGATTGTGGAAAAGCCAAAAATCTTGTATGTCAATTATCGTCCATCAGACTTTGATGACATCCTTCCGGAAAGATACGATGTTACTTCTGTTCGTTCTGTTCCGTCAGATCTTTCTCCGTATTTCGCGGTTGCGATTAATGATGTGATGCATGAAGTAAGTGCAAGTGGCGCGGAAACATTGGAAGCGTATACAGATGATGGCAATGGTCTTATTGTCTGGGGTGGAATGAACTCCTTCGAAGGTCCAAGTGAGCTTGATCCAATCCTTCCTGTGAAAGCGGGAATTACAGAAGAGAAAGACAACAACTTCAATTTTATTATCCTTGTGGATATGTCAGGAATTGTCCAGCTGTCCATGACAGAAACAGAACAGGCAGCTGCGGCGTTGATTGACATTCTCAAACAGCGAAAAGAAAAGGTGAACATTGGAGTAGCGGACTTTTCCTACGCGGGTCATGTGATTTATCCGCTTGCTCCTGTGGCGGACGCGGAAGCGATGAAGCAGGCATTAAATGATTTTCAGGACGTCACGACAATTGATGGAACATTATGGCTCAGACCTGCTGCGCTTGATACTGGACTGAAAGTAGCGAAAGAAATGTTGACGGGCGTCAGCGGCAATAATAACATTATCTTGGTGAGTGATGGAAACATCCATGGAACAAAATATCTCCCAAAAGCAGTCAACGAAATTGCGGAACTGCGAAAAATGGGTATTCGTATGCACGTCTATGACTTCACGAGTGTTGATCTTGATGATTCTGTGCTTTGGCAAGTTCGTCGCTATCTCAGTTCGCTTGGTGGAGGTATGTTTATTGATTCCTATTTCAGTCTAAATTCGCTCTTCGAAAAAGCGTTGATCATCGCGAATTACAACCATTATATCACAAGTGACTTAGTCATTAATGCAGTGGTCACAGGAGAAAACAAAGTCACTGTTTCGCCAAGTGGTGTGCAGTTGATAACAACAGGAACAGGGTTGCCGATTGTCACCGTAAATAATTACAACAAAGTTGTTGCGATTACTACAGATGACGGTTATGAGTGGGCAGAAGACATTGTCGAAGAACAAAATAAGGATTTGATTTACAGAATTTTCGATTGGGCTATTGGTGATCCGAATAGAAAGAAAGCAAAGTATGTGGATGTCAGCGACGCGTATGTGGGTAAAGAAGCAAAAATTTCGTACAAAGGAGAATCTTATCCTTCGACAAGCAGATGCAGTTTCCTTCCTATTGAAGATCATTACGAGTGCAGTCTTATTCCGCAGGAAGCAGGATTTGACGAAATTATGAGTGTTCCGTTTGCGGTGAATTATGAAGAAGAGTACATGGATGTGGGCTTTAATGAAAATGGCCTCAAAAATTTAGCAGAGCGAACTAATGGTGTTCTCTTCTCGCCGGATAACATTGATGGAATTATCTCAAAAGTACAGAGTGACGCGAAAGTAAAAGTGTTGGAAAAGAAAGATATAGACTGGTATGTATTGGCAGCGGCAATGATGCTCTTCCTCTTTGAAATATTTGTACGAAGATTGCTACAGAATAGAAAAAATAGAGGATAG
- a CDS encoding BatA domain-containing protein, with protein sequence MVSILSYADNLAGAWLFAGLIFFILMYLIKPKPNERVIPSLMFLHREMHTQKSASFFQRFLRDLLIFFHLFILLLMAVAAMHPYYNTTADVAAEYTVLVIDNSASMATSGGLTSRLSSAISEAKDHLEGKVSIILAQNAPYVVLQEGDREDALDVVNYIPQSSALSAIGSSILAADDLLGEHKGKVVVISDFINTDPLDPYIAKESLEAKGHRVEFISLREEADNVGIVDMESVDEETIVTLQNYNDDTASVTVTINGKEYDLDIAANWQEKLTFEHVSSLNNITLETGDDFDLDNHVLLSVPQRKETSILVITNNEQSYVYPVLEAYAEVWNDEATVEKGEPPVMPVVDHDVIVISDVTTDSLPSSVISRIKEAVADGSTLIVTAQDDLEDLDLDDILPVTFADEPVRNQRVDVAMANVLTAVTDGVSITTLDKYMAATAKENTVTLAATPDAVPILAIGSYGEGTVVYYGIFETNSTFKYDVSYPLFWLQLVDYVIGKDTIETLNYRIGEKVVFDNEIPVRTPSGKQDDMESIEFDEVGIYQYKDKQVAVNLLNKVESNVDYVNEEFESALIEAETEKVTSKQPLTKALIIIMLIVLFLELIYVKMRGDF encoded by the coding sequence ATGGTCAGTATTTTGAGTTATGCAGATAATCTCGCGGGCGCGTGGCTTTTCGCGGGATTAATTTTCTTCATTCTGATGTATCTCATCAAGCCAAAACCAAATGAGCGCGTCATTCCCTCACTTATGTTTCTGCACAGAGAAATGCACACGCAGAAAAGCGCTTCTTTCTTTCAGCGATTTCTCAGAGATCTTCTGATTTTTTTCCATCTTTTCATCCTCTTACTCATGGCAGTTGCGGCGATGCATCCATATTATAACACAACAGCGGATGTTGCTGCGGAGTACACTGTCCTTGTGATTGATAATAGCGCGAGTATGGCAACAAGCGGCGGATTGACGAGCAGGCTCAGTAGCGCGATCAGCGAGGCAAAAGACCATTTGGAAGGAAAAGTGAGTATTATTCTCGCGCAAAACGCGCCGTATGTTGTTCTGCAGGAAGGAGACAGAGAAGACGCGCTGGACGTTGTCAATTATATTCCGCAGTCAAGCGCGCTTTCAGCAATTGGTTCAAGCATTCTTGCGGCGGATGACCTTCTGGGAGAGCATAAAGGAAAAGTTGTGGTCATCAGTGATTTTATCAATACAGATCCTCTTGATCCATACATTGCGAAAGAATCGTTAGAAGCAAAAGGACACAGAGTAGAATTTATATCGTTAAGAGAAGAAGCGGACAACGTGGGCATTGTGGATATGGAAAGCGTGGATGAAGAAACCATTGTGACGCTGCAGAATTATAATGATGATACCGCGTCAGTAACAGTGACGATAAACGGAAAAGAGTATGATCTTGACATTGCGGCGAACTGGCAGGAAAAACTGACCTTCGAGCACGTTTCTAGTCTTAACAACATCACGTTGGAAACAGGAGATGATTTTGATTTGGATAATCACGTGCTATTGAGTGTTCCGCAGAGAAAGGAAACAAGTATTCTCGTCATTACAAATAATGAACAGAGTTATGTCTATCCTGTTCTTGAAGCATACGCGGAAGTGTGGAATGATGAAGCGACAGTAGAAAAAGGAGAACCGCCGGTCATGCCCGTCGTGGATCACGATGTTATTGTCATAAGTGATGTCACCACAGATAGTCTTCCTAGCTCTGTCATCAGCAGAATTAAAGAAGCGGTCGCGGATGGGTCGACGTTGATTGTTACTGCGCAGGATGATTTGGAAGACTTGGATCTTGATGATATTCTTCCAGTTACATTTGCGGATGAGCCAGTCCGAAATCAAAGAGTAGATGTTGCGATGGCAAATGTTCTCACTGCAGTTACAGATGGCGTTTCAATTACAACACTGGACAAGTACATGGCAGCGACAGCAAAAGAAAACACAGTAACGCTTGCGGCAACGCCTGATGCTGTTCCTATTTTGGCAATCGGAAGTTATGGTGAAGGGACAGTGGTGTATTACGGCATTTTTGAAACAAACAGCACGTTCAAGTATGATGTTTCCTATCCACTCTTTTGGCTGCAGTTAGTGGATTACGTTATCGGAAAGGATACTATTGAAACATTAAATTACAGAATTGGCGAAAAAGTTGTCTTTGACAATGAAATACCAGTGCGGACGCCGTCAGGAAAGCAAGACGATATGGAAAGCATTGAGTTTGATGAAGTTGGAATATATCAATACAAAGATAAACAGGTTGCGGTCAATCTCCTCAATAAAGTGGAGTCCAATGTGGATTATGTCAACGAAGAGTTTGAAAGCGCGTTGATAGAAGCGGAAACAGAAAAAGTAACATCCAAGCAGCCGCTAACAAAAGCGTTGATTATTATCATGCTCATTGTTTTATTCCTCGAATTAATATATGTCAAAATGAGAGGTGACTTCTAA
- a CDS encoding AbrB/MazE/SpoVT family DNA-binding domain-containing protein, with translation MKCHTCGKKMLFQKGLQFNEFDIDGWKCSCGEIYYDPAQAERILLLNKLRKEQLRAKLGKIKSNLIIRVPKELESALRLQKGNDVIIKIEGKGFSVFPA, from the coding sequence ATGAAATGTCATACATGTGGAAAAAAAATGCTCTTTCAGAAAGGATTGCAGTTTAATGAGTTTGATATAGATGGTTGGAAGTGTTCTTGTGGTGAAATTTATTATGATCCTGCCCAAGCAGAAAGAATATTATTGTTAAACAAATTACGGAAAGAGCAACTCCGCGCAAAGTTGGGAAAAATTAAGAGTAACTTGATCATTCGTGTTCCAAAAGAGTTGGAGTCTGCCTTGCGCTTGCAAAAAGGTAACGATGTTATAATTAAGATAGAAGGAAAGGGGTTTAGTGTGTTTCCCGCATGA